In Acidovorax sp. GBBC 1281, a single window of DNA contains:
- a CDS encoding TonB-dependent receptor, with amino-acid sequence MKPVLRARAAALPFALAAAYPGFCAHAQTEGSAAPATLAPVTVTEDRGVATPLVLPSTAGSRLELTPFETPASVAIVPGELIRALGTTSVIDAKTLAPGMSSANSPGNGGNVLSARGFTGVNSVKQLYNGLELSNAGGVVSFPFDPWNVERIEALYGPASVLYGAGAIGGAVNVVSKRPDPAQASHEIGLGVGSDNARHEAFSSTGPMGNNGLSYRLDLSHRSADNWVDRGASDTLAASASLRYDLSPQLNFILAADYGRQKPMHYLGTPVFNGAPVSGTETLNYNIADSDLFFQDQWTTLDTEWKPSADVTVHNTLYRLTHNRRYRDATVFTYLPASASVRRSSYRDISYSRQTQEGVNTYARFQGRIAGMKNAFLAGLQLERSFYDRFDNVRGGTSTVDALHPVPGLYRDAWRGESIPMYYLDLDRVGVFFENHLTLSQRWSVVAGLRGDSYRTEREDRQLRNTTRGKVSGTSGSLGVVFNPVPEVALYGQIATAQDPVTSLASIGANQQGFGLSQGRQIEFGLKQSLWGGRFDWTLAAYHLVKKDLLTANLANPTLQEQVGQQSSRGIEASASARLGAWRVEVNGTVLDPKFDDFRAQVGSGTQQLAGKVPMTVPRRSANLSAFWDFAPQWTARTALQYVGQRFVNNTNTASLPSYTVVQAGVNWRAMQGVTLDLRVDNLFDKRYATQGSEVQWILGRPRTVWLTGTHAF; translated from the coding sequence ATGAAGCCCGTCCTTCGTGCGCGCGCCGCTGCGCTCCCGTTCGCCCTCGCGGCCGCCTATCCCGGCTTTTGCGCCCATGCCCAGACCGAGGGCAGCGCGGCCCCCGCCACCCTGGCCCCGGTCACCGTCACCGAAGACCGCGGCGTCGCCACGCCGCTGGTGCTGCCCTCCACCGCCGGCAGCCGCCTGGAACTCACGCCGTTCGAGACGCCCGCCAGCGTGGCCATCGTGCCCGGCGAGCTGATCCGCGCCCTGGGCACCACGTCGGTCATCGACGCCAAGACGCTCGCGCCCGGCATGAGTTCGGCCAACAGCCCGGGCAACGGCGGCAATGTGCTCAGCGCCCGCGGCTTCACTGGCGTCAACTCCGTCAAGCAGCTCTACAACGGCCTGGAACTCTCCAACGCCGGCGGCGTGGTGAGCTTCCCCTTCGATCCTTGGAACGTCGAGCGCATCGAGGCCCTGTACGGCCCGGCCTCGGTGCTGTACGGCGCCGGTGCCATCGGCGGCGCGGTCAACGTGGTGAGCAAGCGGCCGGACCCGGCGCAGGCCTCGCACGAGATCGGCCTGGGCGTGGGCTCCGACAACGCGCGGCACGAGGCCTTCAGCAGCACCGGCCCGATGGGCAACAACGGCCTGTCCTACCGGCTGGACCTGAGCCACCGCAGCGCGGACAACTGGGTGGACCGCGGAGCGTCCGACACCCTCGCCGCGTCGGCCTCGCTGCGCTACGACCTGTCGCCCCAGCTGAACTTCATCCTGGCTGCCGACTACGGCCGCCAAAAGCCCATGCACTACCTCGGCACCCCGGTGTTCAATGGCGCGCCCGTGTCGGGCACCGAGACGCTGAACTACAACATCGCCGACAGCGACCTGTTTTTCCAGGACCAGTGGACCACGCTGGACACCGAGTGGAAGCCCTCGGCCGATGTCACGGTGCACAACACCCTCTACCGGCTGACCCACAACCGCCGCTACCGCGACGCCACCGTGTTCACCTACCTGCCCGCCAGCGCATCGGTGCGCCGCAGCAGCTACCGGGACATTTCCTACTCGCGGCAGACGCAGGAGGGCGTCAACACCTACGCCAGGTTCCAGGGCCGGATCGCCGGCATGAAGAACGCGTTCCTCGCCGGCCTCCAACTCGAGCGCAGCTTCTACGACCGCTTCGACAACGTCCGGGGCGGCACCTCCACCGTCGATGCGCTGCACCCGGTGCCGGGCCTCTACCGCGATGCGTGGCGGGGCGAGTCGATCCCCATGTACTACCTGGACCTCGACCGCGTCGGCGTCTTCTTCGAAAACCACCTGACGCTGAGCCAGCGCTGGTCCGTGGTGGCCGGCCTGCGCGGCGACAGCTACCGCACCGAACGCGAAGACCGCCAGCTGCGCAACACCACCCGCGGCAAGGTCAGCGGCACCAGCGGCAGCCTGGGCGTGGTCTTCAACCCGGTGCCGGAGGTGGCGCTGTACGGCCAGATCGCCACGGCGCAGGATCCGGTCACCTCGCTGGCGAGCATCGGCGCCAACCAGCAGGGCTTCGGCCTGTCCCAGGGCCGGCAGATCGAATTCGGCCTCAAGCAAAGCCTCTGGGGCGGCCGCTTCGACTGGACGCTGGCGGCCTACCACCTCGTCAAGAAGGACCTGCTGACTGCCAACCTGGCCAACCCCACGCTCCAGGAACAGGTGGGCCAGCAGTCCTCTCGCGGCATCGAGGCCTCGGCATCCGCCCGGCTGGGCGCCTGGCGGGTGGAGGTCAACGGCACGGTGCTCGATCCGAAGTTCGACGACTTCCGGGCCCAGGTCGGCAGCGGCACGCAGCAGCTGGCGGGCAAGGTGCCGATGACCGTGCCCAGGCGCAGCGCCAACCTGAGCGCCTTCTGGGACTTCGCCCCCCAGTGGACCGCGCGCACGGCCCTGCAGTACGTGGGCCAGCGCTTCGTGAACAACACCAACACGGCCTCGCTGCCGTCGTACACCGTGGTCCAGGCCGGCGTGAACTGGCGGGCCATGCAGGGGGTGACGCTGGACCTGCGGGTGGACAACCTCTTCGACAAGCGCTATGCCACGCAGGGCTCGGAAGTGCAGTGGATTCTCGGCCGGCCCCGCACCGTCTGGCTGACCGGCACCCATGCGTTCTGA
- a CDS encoding ABC transporter substrate-binding protein produces MRSEMRSDAPVPQGPGSRRALLRGWGAAGAAGIAGAAWLPGRAMDQARQATAITDDLGRSVSVSLPLRRVVVFNRYTTEFIRAIGAMPAVVGVDFDGRKHPDYWPGVTPGMIAGSGQSSVHYEAIVGMQADAVFMPRNSDWKQAERVLKPFGIPVIVVTGWDLLKHEWNVALLGRLFHRTEGAARLNAFYRHWRDTLGDRLQGATPRRVYFEEVCPYKTVLQGSGWHDMIEAGGGTNVFGDIRLPGGVSPRGNVQNFEVDPEEVAARRPEVVVKLQPGQYLPHPRAFSADVLGQLAARPGWEGTPAVRHRQIHHLSYYLASGCSKITGALQIAQWLHPGRMAGIDPEAVMGTWLQTFQGVPAQRGYACSLDHVKGGA; encoded by the coding sequence ATGCGTTCTGAGATGCGTTCGGATGCCCCCGTCCCGCAGGGCCCGGGCAGCCGGCGGGCCCTGCTGCGGGGCTGGGGTGCGGCCGGTGCGGCGGGCATCGCCGGCGCGGCCTGGCTGCCGGGCCGCGCGATGGACCAGGCCAGGCAGGCCACGGCCATCACCGACGACCTGGGCCGCAGCGTGTCCGTTTCGCTGCCCCTGCGGCGCGTGGTGGTGTTCAACCGCTACACGACGGAGTTCATCCGCGCCATCGGGGCCATGCCGGCCGTGGTCGGCGTGGACTTCGACGGCCGCAAGCACCCTGACTACTGGCCGGGCGTGACCCCCGGCATGATCGCCGGCAGCGGGCAGTCCAGCGTCCACTACGAGGCCATCGTCGGCATGCAGGCCGATGCCGTCTTCATGCCGCGCAACAGCGACTGGAAACAGGCCGAGCGGGTGCTCAAGCCCTTCGGCATCCCGGTCATCGTGGTCACCGGCTGGGATCTGCTCAAGCACGAGTGGAACGTCGCGCTGCTGGGCCGGCTGTTCCACAGGACCGAGGGGGCCGCGCGGCTCAACGCCTTCTACCGCCACTGGCGCGACACGCTGGGGGACCGCCTGCAGGGGGCCACGCCCCGGCGCGTGTATTTCGAGGAGGTCTGCCCCTACAAGACCGTGCTGCAGGGCTCGGGCTGGCACGACATGATCGAGGCCGGCGGCGGCACCAACGTGTTCGGCGACATCCGGTTGCCCGGCGGCGTGTCCCCGCGCGGCAACGTGCAGAACTTCGAGGTGGACCCCGAGGAGGTGGCGGCCCGCCGGCCCGAGGTCGTCGTCAAGCTGCAGCCCGGCCAGTACCTGCCGCACCCGCGGGCCTTCTCGGCCGACGTGCTCGGCCAACTGGCCGCGCGGCCGGGCTGGGAGGGTACGCCGGCCGTGCGCCACCGGCAGATCCACCACCTGAGCTACTACCTCGCATCGGGCTGCTCCAAGATCACCGGTGCCCTGCAGATCGCGCAGTGGCTGCACCCCGGGCGCATGGCCGGCATCGACCCGGAGGCGGTCATGGGCACCTGGCTGCAAACATTCCAGGGCGTGCCGGCGCAGCGCGGCTACGCCTGTTCGCTGGACCACGTGAAGGGCGGCGCATGA
- a CDS encoding FecCD family ABC transporter permease codes for MNPTGAGPASPASFPTSPAIAALQHAVGRLRASRWRIAALAVFALGLAVLASLSLGVQSQPVGTVLRQLLSLLPGLEAWAHDGPQRNVLLQLRLPRTAMALVCGAGLSMAGVAMQGITRNPLVSPYTLGISPAAAFGASIAILLGWNTLPATGAWWTVALAFASAMVCAAGVLGLASLRGVHAMVLVLAGVAFTYLFGALTAALQFFASEQQLAAIVHWTFGSLNGRSWNEVGVAGGICLVCAPVLLAHAGALNAFSAGGDDVAASLGVPVARARIAITLAAVLCSAAIVSFTGVIGFVGLVAPHIARLLIGGDHRALLPFAAVVGALLVLLADMAGRLLFAPVVVLVGIVVAFLGVPLFLHLLLTRCNEMSA; via the coding sequence ATGAACCCGACCGGTGCCGGACCGGCCTCCCCCGCGTCCTTCCCCACCTCCCCCGCCATCGCGGCGCTGCAACACGCCGTGGGCCGCCTGCGGGCCAGCCGCTGGCGCATCGCGGCCCTGGCGGTGTTCGCGCTCGGCCTGGCCGTGCTGGCCTCGCTCAGCCTGGGCGTGCAGTCCCAGCCGGTCGGCACGGTGCTGCGCCAGCTGCTGTCGCTGCTGCCCGGCCTGGAGGCCTGGGCCCACGACGGACCGCAGCGCAACGTGCTGCTGCAGCTGCGCCTGCCGCGCACCGCCATGGCGCTGGTCTGCGGGGCCGGGCTGTCCATGGCCGGCGTGGCCATGCAGGGCATCACCCGCAACCCGCTGGTCAGCCCCTACACGCTGGGCATCTCACCGGCCGCGGCGTTCGGCGCGTCCATCGCCATCCTGCTGGGCTGGAACACCCTGCCCGCCACCGGCGCCTGGTGGACGGTGGCGCTGGCCTTTGCCTCGGCCATGGTGTGCGCGGCCGGGGTGCTGGGCTTGGCCTCGCTGCGTGGCGTGCATGCCATGGTGCTGGTGCTGGCCGGCGTGGCCTTCACCTACCTCTTCGGCGCGCTCACCGCGGCACTCCAGTTCTTCGCCAGCGAGCAGCAGCTCGCGGCCATCGTGCACTGGACCTTCGGGTCACTCAACGGCCGCTCCTGGAACGAGGTGGGGGTGGCCGGCGGCATCTGCCTGGTGTGCGCGCCGGTCCTGCTGGCCCATGCGGGCGCGCTCAACGCCTTCAGCGCCGGCGGCGACGATGTGGCCGCCTCGCTGGGGGTGCCCGTCGCCCGGGCCCGCATCGCGATCACACTGGCCGCCGTGCTGTGCAGCGCGGCCATCGTCAGCTTCACCGGCGTGATCGGCTTCGTCGGGCTGGTGGCGCCGCACATCGCGCGCCTGCTGATCGGCGGCGACCACCGCGCGCTGCTGCCCTTCGCGGCCGTGGTGGGCGCGTTGCTGGTGCTGCTGGCCGACATGGCGGGCCGCCTGCTCTTCGCGCCGGTGGTGGTGCTGGTCGGCATCGTCGTCGCCTTCCTGGGCGTGCCGCTGTTCCTGCACCTGCTGCTCACGCGGTGCAACGAGATGTCGGCATGA